From the Leptospira inadai serovar Lyme str. 10 genome, the window TCAGGGTCAGTTAAGAGTTTCAAAAAGACGCGACCTGAATCAGGAACATCCCATTAAAAATCTGTCCCCCGGCGAATTCTTCGGCGAGATATCCCTGATCTCCGGCAAACAAAGAACCATGTCGGTACAAGTAATTTCACCGACTGCGAAAGTGGGAATATTGAATAAAGCGGTTTTCAATAAGTTGGAACAAACCAATCCGCAATTTTTGCTTCTGCTGCTCAAGAACACGATCGAAAAACTAAACCGGGCCGAAGGAAAACTCGAATCGCTGTATTCCGAGATACATCGGCGAAATGAGGAACAACGCGTAGAAGAAACGTCTGCGCCGAGTTCGGAACTCCCCCGGGAGGAAATTCCGTCCGAAGAACTGTCCGGGAAGAAAGAAGAGAACACTTCCAAGCCGAAGCCGAGCGTTGCAGCGATTAATACGAAATCCGAAAAAGAGAGCGTCGCATGAGCATAAACATATTAGAATTCATTAATAATATTTCCATTAAGACTTATTTAGCCGGAGAAAACGTATTCGAAGAGAAGGATATCTCGACGGGCATGATGTATTTTCTGTTTTATGGAGAATTAGAGATCCGCAAAACATACGACGGCGAAGCGAGGGTCATTCGCAAACTGACTGCCGGCTCCTTTTTCGGCGAAATGGCGTTGATCAGCAAAATTCCCAGAACTGCCGGCGCGACGGTCATTTCGGAAAAGGCAAAGATCGGAAGTCTCGATAAGGATATGTTTCATAAAATCGGACAGACAAATCCGAAATTCTTTTCAATACTGCTAAGTACTATGATCGAGAGATTGGTTTCCGTCGAGGAAGAGATCGGTAAGTTAAGTTCCCTCTCTTCGATTAACTTGGAAGAAATCAAACCGAGAGTGGACGTTTGATCCCTCTCGGGGAGAATTTTCTAAGCGATTTTCTTTCTTGTAGCGGGAGCGAGTGCTTTTGATTGCACCTTCCTTTTTAAATGGAGTTCCAGCAAATAACTAAATAAAAAGCATCTAGATACTCCGTGCCAACGCGCTAAATTTCCGAGCCTCGTCCAATCGCTTCCGTCCGGTCGAAAATTGATGCGATTCCAACCTGCGCCCGATTCGTGGCGTTTTCGCTGATAGAGGAGCATAAACGAACCCGAATTCAATTTATCAGCCTTCTCCAAATGGGCGCCGTAAATCGTAAGAAGTTCGTTTAAACAACGCGCTAGTGACCGCTCCCCTTTCCATTTTTTCCGAAACCGATCGCATAGCTCCTCCGAAATTAGGAGCGTACAATGCGGGAACTCCCCGCGAGAAGACTTTGCTCGAAGCGAAACGACTTTCGGAATCGCTTTCTTGTTTTCGTAGATTAATTTCAGTTTCATAATCATATACGTGGATCGGAACTCTCCCGTCGGTCGTATTTTTTCATCCTACCAAAGCTATCTTTTTCGAAAAACGGCACCGAATTGAAACGAATACGAAGTCTTTTTTATTTTTCACAATTGTCGCGAAATCTAATATAAGTAAGAATCCGGAGGGTTAGAATGACCGAGGAAAAAAAACTGGAATATGCTACGATAGGAGGCGGTTGCTTTTGGTGTGTCGAAGCGGTTTATCAGCTAATCGACGGCGTGGAATCGATCGTTTCCGGTTATGCGGGAGGCTCGGACCCTTTGCCGAATTACAAATCCGTATGTACAGGGCTCACGGGACACGCGGAAGTGATTCGCATCGGTTTTGATCCCGAGCGAATTTCATTTTCCGATATACTGAGCGTTTTTTGGGAAGCCCACGATCCGACTACGAGAAACCGCCAAGGAAATGACGAAGGTACTCAATATCGAAGTATCATTCTCTTTGAAACTCCGGAGCAGAAAAAAATCGCCGAGGAATCTAGGAAAAAGGCCCAGTCGCATTTCAAAGATCCGATAGTAACCGAAATCATCTCGATGGAAAAGTTTTTTCCCGCTGAAAACTACCATCAAAATTATTTTCGCACGAATCCTAATCAGCCTTATTGCCATTATGTAATTCGGCCTAAAATTGAAAAATTTCTAAAAAAGAAAGGGTTAGAATAGGGAGAAAAATATCGGTTAGCGGAACATGAAAGGAATCTCTAAACGAAATCGCCGGACGAATTTATAGGTAAGCGAACATAGAAAGTAGTACCTTCCGAAGAGGACTCGAAACGAATCGAACCGTTATGATTCTCGACGATACGCCGAGCGATATCCAACCCTAAACCGGACCCTTCGCCCTGGGATTTCGTAGTAAAGAAAGGTTCGAAAATGCGATCGGCGATTGAATCCGCAATCCCGGGACCGGAATCGGAAATTCTTACTTCAGCTTCGTAATCGCCTATTCTATAAATTTCAAGTTTTAAAACTCCTTTAAAGTTCATCGCTTGCGCTGCATTATAAATTAAGTTCGTCCAAACATGAAGCAAATCATCCGGATACGCTTGGATAGGAGGAATAGCGCTATAATCTTTTTTGATTTCGACGCCTGTCTTAAGTTGATTATGATAAATCGTTAAAACCGTATCCAGGCTTTCGTAAAGATGCACCGCAGTTTTAATTCCTCCGGAACGGAAATGGGAAAAATTCTTAAGCGCATATACGATCTTCGACGTTCGATCGACAGACATTTCGATTAACCGACAGCTTCTAGCGGCTTGAATTTCATCTAGCGCATACATCAACAATTCCCTAGAATGTCTTCCGGTAAACAAGCGAGGAAAATCCGAAAGAGCGTTTTCAAGGCCCGCCTCCACCAATTCTTCGGCAAGAGACCTAGCTCCTTCGATTCCTAATTCCTTTAAATTGGCTTCCAAAACCTTGGTTCTTTCCCGCGCCTCCTTCGGAGATAATAACTCCTGGTTATAATGACCTTTACGTAAAAGGGAATACAAGTCATCCCTAGCCTTTTCCTGTAAGCCCTGTAGGATTACGAATGCCTCTTCCATACGTTGCATAGACCGAGAAAAATAACTCCGGATCGTTTCGTTAGAAGCGCTGATGACGCCGATCGGATTATTAATTTCATGCGCAATTCCCGCCACCAATTGGCCTAAGGCCGCCATTTTTTCGGATAGAACCAATTGGTTTTGCGTTCTTTTTAAATTTTGTAACGTTTCTTCTAATTCTTTTTTCTGCTCTTCGATAAGCTTATTCTGCTCCGAAATCTCACGGTTTAAAATTCGAAGATCTTCGGCTTCCTTTCTTTCCGCAGTATCTTGAACGACGTTGATCATGCTCGGTTCACCGTCGATAACGACAAGTCTTGTTGAAAATACCGAATGCACGATCTGCCCTTTCTTGGTTCGAAACAACGTCTCCGCATTTAAGAGAATTCCGTCTCTCTTTATCGTTTCCGTAAATCCGACCCGATCCGTCGGATTTACCCAGAGTCGAATATCGAAAGCGGTTCTCCCGATGACTTCCTCCCTTGTAAAACCGAAGAGACGAGTAAATCCTTCGTTGATATCGAAGTATTTCCCGTCTGAAACTCGGGAAATCGAAATAGCATACGGGCTCAATTGAAATATTTTTGCAAAAAGTTCCTGACTCGTCCTTAACTTTTCCTGGGAAAGGTATTTGTCCGTTATATCCTGACCCGTACCGAAGCCTACGATCGAATCCCTAAATTTTCCCTTTACCTGAATGAATCGTGGATTACCGTCAAACCGGATAGCTTGATAAACGAAATCAACGGAGAATGTAGGATCATTCTTATTTTCTAAACTTTCCTTCAAGATATCGCGTAGTTTATCGCGGTCTTCTGCCACGACATGCGATTCTAAAAACGAATCGAACGATAACGTCTTCGATTCGCGGGCATCTTCCTTGCCGAGAAGAATTAAATATTCCTTAGTCAAAGTCAGCTCTAACGTTTCGGTATTAAGCGTCCAACCGCCGACTTTCGCGTAAAGCTGGACCTCCGACAGCTCCTCCCTCATCTTGCGGAATCCGATAAGAGCAAATCGCATAAGTATTGCTACCATGAAAAAGCCGATGGATACGCCGAGAAGTACTGCTTTATTCGAATTCGCTCGAAAAACCGGCTCTATAATGTTATTCTCATTCAGATAAATGCTTAATGAGCCCGCAAGAATGGACAATACCATATAGGTCATCGCGGCGATATTCCCGAGAACTAAAGCGGAGAAGACGATCAAGACCATGCAGAAAGAAAACGCGATCGATTGAACTCCCCCTTCTCGAAGCATTATGAAAAACAAAAGTAGCCACTGAAGACCGACCAAAAAATGTGCGGCCGCTTTTAGTTTTCCTTTTTTTGCCAGAATATGGCTAATGAGGACCGCCAAAGGAATCAAATATACGGAAAGGTATGTCGACTTAGGTTTTTCGGATAAAATAGGATGCAAGATCCGAAATACGACCATTACGCCCAAGCAAACGCCCATTAAACCGTAAAGTAGCCGAACAGATGCATCTTTTTGAGCGTCGGAAAAAACCGGTGGCCGTAAAAACTCGAGTATTCGATTCATAATCAAAACGGGTATCGGGCATTCCATATGCCCGTCGCATAAGGAGAAAGAAAAGCTTGATTTGACGAAATAAAAAATTTTCTTTTCATAACGGAATTTCTTCGAAACTTTTTATCACTTTATAGAAATTGATTAGGATAAGCGTTACTAAGAATCAAGGAACGGTCAAAAAATCTTGAAATTTCCGTAGTAATGGCAAAGGTATCTCATTAATCGAAGATGAGCGCATTCAAAACGATATTTCCAGCACCTTTCCGAATTCACCGCTTATTAGAAATGTTAAGTGTAGTCGCGTTACGGAGGACAGAAGACTGAGGACAGACATTGGTAAGCCGGGTTTCCATGTTCTGGAGAAAGATTCCTGAGTTACAGGGGATCTTTCCTCTACTTCTGCAACTTTTCCAACTTCGAGCAGCTTCAGTCGTCTGTCCTCTGTCTTCTGTCTTCTGGGAGACAGAACATTGGCGAGCCGGGTTTCCATGCTCTAGAGAAAGATTCTTTCGTTATAGTAGATCGGTCCTCTACCTCCATTACTTTTCCAACCTATAGCAGCTTCTGTCTAGCGTGAGCAGAGTGAACGCGTCTGTCTTCAGTCCTCTGTCTTCTGGGAGACAGAACATTGGTAAGCCGGGTTTCCATGTTCTAGAGAAAGATTCTTTCGTTATAGTAGATCGGTCCTCTACCCCCATTACTTTTCCAACCTATAGCAGCTTCTGTCTAGCGTGAGCAGAGCGAACGCGTCTGTCTTCAGTCCTCTGTCTTCTGTTTGTACCACATTTTATAAGAGAGAATCGGAACATTCGAAGAAAAATTCAAAAACCCGAAAGATTCAAAATTATCAATTTTTCCTTGATTCTCTTCCTGGAAAAAAGAGTGTCGATGGGTATGATCCGAAAAGCACTCCTCAGTTTCGTCCTACTTTCGCTATTTGCATCCTGTTCGGCAAATATAGCGTTAAATGGAGAAATTTCTCATCCGAAAACCGCAGATAATTGGAATCTATCAATCGAACACTTTCCTCCGATCGCAGGAACGGCTCTCAAAAAATTCCCCGCTATTATTTGCCATGGCTTCATCGCAAATCGGAAATATTTTAAGATCAACGAAAAGTCATCTTTAGTGGCGAGTCTACAGAAGGAAGGCTATGATGTATGGTTGCTTGATCTGCGAGGAAGACAAGATGCAGGTTCTCCATCCCTATTCTTTGGGGAAAAAACATTCGACTATTCGATCGACGATTATATTAAGCAGGACGTCGATGCCGCAATTAAGCATGTGCTCAACGCGACCGGTAAGGAAAAAGTCAACTGGATCGGGCATAGTATGGGCGGTATGTTATTATATGCTCGCTTGGGGACTTTGGGAGAAAACAGGGTCGCGAATTTAATCACGATCGGTTCACCTATAATCATGGACCCGCCGTCTAGAGCCCTGCAGCTATGGACCAATTTTACTTGGGGACTCTATCTATGGCCGGTGGTTCCGACGGAAACCTGGTCCGGAATTCGCGGTGGAACCGGCATCCCATTCTTACCTAAAAAGAATTTCGAAGAACTCTTTTGGCATGAAAAGAATATAGATCCGAAGATCGTAAGCGGAGTGTTCACTACGTCCATCGCTTCCGTAACTAAAAGGGAAGCAAGGCAAATGGAAAAAGTCATAGAAACGGGTTCATTCAGAACCGAGGACGGGCAGCAAAATTACGCGGACGGCATCGCCAATATTAAAATTCCTACATTAATCATAGGAGGAAGGCGAGATAAACTAGGGTTTACGTATTCCTTGCGCTACGTTTATGACAATATCGGTACTGCTGATAAAACTCTATTCATTGCCTCCAAAGGAAAAGGCCATTCGGACGATTACGGACACACGGATTTATTGGTGGGCAAAAAAGCGGACGAAGACGTATTTCCTGTTCTAGTACGTTGGTTGAATAAAAGAAACTGAACCGGAATCTATTATGAAAATAAAAAATATCTTTATCGTTACTCTATCTTTCGTTTTATTCGCATTTCTCATTTCCTGTACTCGATACGTTCGGATTACTGAGGAAGTATTTACAAAACAGACGGCTGATTTTGGCCCAAACGTCTACCTCACTACGTTTAACCAACCCGATTCCGAATATCCTCCTATTTTAATTCTAGATCCGATTTTGGTGAATAAGAAATCCCTGTATATCGGAGATTATTCGGGACTCATCGGAGTTTTGAACGGAAACGGCTTTACGGTTTGGCTTTTACATTTCGACTCCTATTCAGGAATCAATTTGAAAGATATCGGGGAAAAAATCCTTCCCCAAGCCGTATCACAAATTCAGAAATCTGCGAATCGAAAAGATTATATTCTGGGAGGTGTTTCCCTCGGTGGCCAAACGATCCTGCATTATCTTCACGGAAAAAAAGATCTCGGAATCTATAAAAGCTTCTTTTTAGGAACAGGAATGGATTACAAATTCAACGATAGCTTCCTGGAAGATATGAAGAAAGAAAAACGATTCGGAACGGATTTGACGAATTCCTGCAAAAACAAAGACTCTTTCTGCTCTAGATTCATTTCGTACGACGAGGACGATCCGACGACTCTTTTCACTTATGGAAATCTTTGGAATTATCTCCCGCCGTTGGAGGAAAATCCTAAGAACTGGGCGGAATTCGAATCGTTGGATTTTCCGACTCTCTTTATCGCCGGAAAAATCGACAGTGTTTCTCCCGCTGAATCGATACACCCGGTGTATAGAAGAAAGAAAGGGTCCAGTCAGTTTTTCGAGATCGGTAGGGATAATCGCGGAAGCATCGATTACGATCATCTGTCTCTATTTGCGCATGAAGACGCCGGCCCGGAAATATACCAGCGAATCGCGGATTGGTTAAAGAAAAAGAAAGGAGAATAAAAATCGATCTAAAACTCCTATTTTATCGATGCGGTCACCCTCGGGCCGCATTGATTTCGAATTCGAATCCATCTTGATCGGGAGATCCCGAGCTTTCCGCTGGAGTTCCCTCGTTTCGCGATCTCGCGCCGAATCGCATCGATTCGCTCATCCGTCGGCGGATGAGAGCTTAGAAAATCCGGAATATTCATCGAACTCTCTTCCTTTTCTTTTCTTGCCAGAGTAATCTTAAGTCTTTCGAACCAATGTAGCAATCCTTCCACGGTAATATTCGATTTCTTAAGATTCTCTAAAGCTTCCAGATCGGCTTCCATCTCGAACTCTCGCGAAAACTTTTGACTGAACAAGGCAGCACTCGTTAATTCATAGAACGTATCCATATTTTCAATGAACTCTACGCCTTCGAAACCGGATCCGATCGCTAATGATAAGAATAAAAAATTACCCAGATACCGAATCTCATTCCTTGTCCCGTGTCGTCTACGTACATGAGCCATTTCGTGAGCGATCACGCCGGCCAATTCTTCCGGACTTTCCATCGTGGAAAGTAAATTCGTAAAAATAATAATATTTCCACCGGGCAATGCAAACGCATTCGTGATATTATCCTGAACGACGACAATATCGTAAGTAAACGGATCGGCCGGATCCTTTAATCTTTTTCCGATAGTATCGACCATACGATTTATTTCCGGAGCGGAACAAACATACAAAAATTCCCGAATTTTAGGCGATAATAAAGTCGCTCTGGTCTTATCGTAGCTCAACGGAACAACATGATACAAATAAGATAGAGCGGAATTGTATCCGAATATAACGATAAAAGCGGCAATCGTAAGCGCTCCGATTTTCTGCCAAATCCCGGTGCTCATCCATATTCCGGAGACGATGTCGCCTTTACCTTGTTTGACGATATCGATCAGATTATCGTAGGTAATTTCGGAATAAAAAACTATTATCACAGTAGCATTAGGAGAATTTAAATTTCTTATTTCTAATCTATATTCCGAAGCGAATTTTTCCACGCCAACGATATCCTGACCCGAAAATCGGTATTCTTTCCGATCAGTAACGAAGCATAGGTCATTCTGCTTAACGTTCAGAATTCCTTTTTTCGGAAGCGGAGTTTCTCCGTCGTAAAATAGATCTTCCATCGCCGATTCGATTCCTCGGGTTATCCTAAATTTAGCGGATTAAAATCCGCCGCTATCCTAGAAAACTGGAAATAGAATCGGCTATGCTAGCAATACTCTCCATACCATCGGCAATGGGCGATGCACCCGAGTCGAATTCGGGACGAATTGCGCTTAAATCGGGTTCTACTTCCAATGAAATCGCCTCCATATAAAGCTTTATCCAGATTACCGATACCCAAGGAAAAGCGATCCCTAAAGTTATGATTATTAAAAAATAGGAAAGTAGGATATAGATTAATACATCCTCTCCTTTCAAGTTCGAATCTATTTTGATGCCGTTAAATGTCGTGTGATTCCAGTAATAATTTTGCACGTTGGCCTTAAGCCATGAATAATAGAAACCTAAAGTCGGTATGAATAGTAGAATTCCTTTAAAATAAATCCAAAACAATTCGGAACCCTTACCGTTGAACTTAAAACCGGCGCTTCCGTAATACGAATTATCGGTATAAAATGTCCGTAATCTGATTAAAAACCAGGGAATATAAAATCCGAAACTCAGTACGGAAAAAATTACACCCGGAACGAATATCTTGATCAACTCGATCGGATGACCGGAAAAATGGAATCGTATATTGTTATAGGAGGTCCTACTTAAGAAGAATCGAAAGCTCCCGACTATTACGAACGGTAAAAGGAGCAAAATCACTAAATAAATCGGTATGATAGAAAAGATAAATGCCCACTCGGCCGGAATAAAAAACCCGAGCAGCGTTTTCCAGGCATAATAAACGAGCGCCGCCATCGCAAATAATAATGCCGCTTTTAGGAACCCGATAAATTTCTCCTTACCGGTGGCATGAAAGTCAAATCGCTGATCCATGAAGACAAGATGTCGATTCAAGTATTTTCTGGCACGAACCGTTGCCCAAAAATAATAAATACCTAATGTAGCAATCGTCGCGAGGGCATTGAAAAGATAAATACCGAGAAGATCCCCGCCTTTCCCGTCAAATTTGAGTCGAATATTCCTATGATTTTCCAACCGATCCTCCTAGCGTTTCCAACCTAACTTTTCCAAAACCGCCTTAATATCCTCCCAGACGTCCCGTTTTAAAGGACTATTTTCTCCGCCGTTTCTAATCACATAGCTGGGATGATAGGTCGGCATCACGGGAATCCCGTGAAAATCCCCCCATTTTCCCCTGAGTTTAGTAATTCCCTCCTGAGTTCTAAGGATAAATCGAGTCGAAGGGTTTCCTAACGTAATGATTACCTTGGGTTGGATTATCGTGATCTGGCGCAGTAGATAAGGTGAACACGCTATCGTTTCTTCCTCGTCCGGGGGGCGATCCTTTTCGAATTTTAAATCAACAGTAGGACGGCATTTCGTGATGTTTGCTATAAAAACGCTTTCTCTCGGAACCCCAATCCCTTTTTCGATGATCCTAGTTAGTAGCTCTCCGGCTTTGCCCACAAATGGGCGCCCGGTCAAATCCTCTTGCTTACCGGGGCCTTCTCCGATAAACATGATTTCCGCCGACGGATTTCCCTCCCCAAATACCGTTTGGGTTCGCGTATTATGCAGCTTGCATTTCACACATTTAGAAACTTCTTCGGCGATCAATTTAAGTTGTTCGGCTTTCTCTATCGTATTCATCGGACTCTTAATCGATACGGAGTTCCCGTTATCGTGCAACTACTTTCCGAAAAAGGAGTT encodes:
- a CDS encoding Crp/Fnr family transcriptional regulator, producing MTAADHLQSVTPITYERGSYIFREGDLPNGNMYFLFQGQLRVSKRRDLNQEHPIKNLSPGEFFGEISLISGKQRTMSVQVISPTAKVGILNKAVFNKLEQTNPQFLLLLLKNTIEKLNRAEGKLESLYSEIHRRNEEQRVEETSAPSSELPREEIPSEELSGKKEENTSKPKPSVAAINTKSEKESVA
- a CDS encoding Crp/Fnr family transcriptional regulator; this encodes MSINILEFINNISIKTYLAGENVFEEKDISTGMMYFLFYGELEIRKTYDGEARVIRKLTAGSFFGEMALISKIPRTAGATVISEKAKIGSLDKDMFHKIGQTNPKFFSILLSTMIERLVSVEEEIGKLSSLSSINLEEIKPRVDV
- a CDS encoding DUF1564 family protein, whose protein sequence is MKLKLIYENKKAIPKVVSLRAKSSRGEFPHCTLLISEELCDRFRKKWKGERSLARCLNELLTIYGAHLEKADKLNSGSFMLLYQRKRHESGAGWNRINFRPDGSDWTRLGNLARWHGVSRCFLFSYLLELHLKRKVQSKALAPATRKKIA
- the msrA gene encoding peptide-methionine (S)-S-oxide reductase MsrA — protein: MTEEKKLEYATIGGGCFWCVEAVYQLIDGVESIVSGYAGGSDPLPNYKSVCTGLTGHAEVIRIGFDPERISFSDILSVFWEAHDPTTRNRQGNDEGTQYRSIILFETPEQKKIAEESRKKAQSHFKDPIVTEIISMEKFFPAENYHQNYFRTNPNQPYCHYVIRPKIEKFLKKKGLE
- a CDS encoding sensor histidine kinase — translated: MNRILEFLRPPVFSDAQKDASVRLLYGLMGVCLGVMVVFRILHPILSEKPKSTYLSVYLIPLAVLISHILAKKGKLKAAAHFLVGLQWLLLFFIMLREGGVQSIAFSFCMVLIVFSALVLGNIAAMTYMVLSILAGSLSIYLNENNIIEPVFRANSNKAVLLGVSIGFFMVAILMRFALIGFRKMREELSEVQLYAKVGGWTLNTETLELTLTKEYLILLGKEDARESKTLSFDSFLESHVVAEDRDKLRDILKESLENKNDPTFSVDFVYQAIRFDGNPRFIQVKGKFRDSIVGFGTGQDITDKYLSQEKLRTSQELFAKIFQLSPYAISISRVSDGKYFDINEGFTRLFGFTREEVIGRTAFDIRLWVNPTDRVGFTETIKRDGILLNAETLFRTKKGQIVHSVFSTRLVVIDGEPSMINVVQDTAERKEAEDLRILNREISEQNKLIEEQKKELEETLQNLKRTQNQLVLSEKMAALGQLVAGIAHEINNPIGVISASNETIRSYFSRSMQRMEEAFVILQGLQEKARDDLYSLLRKGHYNQELLSPKEARERTKVLEANLKELGIEGARSLAEELVEAGLENALSDFPRLFTGRHSRELLMYALDEIQAARSCRLIEMSVDRTSKIVYALKNFSHFRSGGIKTAVHLYESLDTVLTIYHNQLKTGVEIKKDYSAIPPIQAYPDDLLHVWTNLIYNAAQAMNFKGVLKLEIYRIGDYEAEVRISDSGPGIADSIADRIFEPFFTTKSQGEGSGLGLDIARRIVENHNGSIRFESSSEGTTFYVRLPINSSGDFV
- a CDS encoding alpha/beta hydrolase yields the protein MGMIRKALLSFVLLSLFASCSANIALNGEISHPKTADNWNLSIEHFPPIAGTALKKFPAIICHGFIANRKYFKINEKSSLVASLQKEGYDVWLLDLRGRQDAGSPSLFFGEKTFDYSIDDYIKQDVDAAIKHVLNATGKEKVNWIGHSMGGMLLYARLGTLGENRVANLITIGSPIIMDPPSRALQLWTNFTWGLYLWPVVPTETWSGIRGGTGIPFLPKKNFEELFWHEKNIDPKIVSGVFTTSIASVTKREARQMEKVIETGSFRTEDGQQNYADGIANIKIPTLIIGGRRDKLGFTYSLRYVYDNIGTADKTLFIASKGKGHSDDYGHTDLLVGKKADEDVFPVLVRWLNKRN
- a CDS encoding alpha/beta hydrolase, with translation MKIKNIFIVTLSFVLFAFLISCTRYVRITEEVFTKQTADFGPNVYLTTFNQPDSEYPPILILDPILVNKKSLYIGDYSGLIGVLNGNGFTVWLLHFDSYSGINLKDIGEKILPQAVSQIQKSANRKDYILGGVSLGGQTILHYLHGKKDLGIYKSFFLGTGMDYKFNDSFLEDMKKEKRFGTDLTNSCKNKDSFCSRFISYDEDDPTTLFTYGNLWNYLPPLEENPKNWAEFESLDFPTLFIAGKIDSVSPAESIHPVYRRKKGSSQFFEIGRDNRGSIDYDHLSLFAHEDAGPEIYQRIADWLKKKKGE
- a CDS encoding M48 family metallopeptidase, giving the protein MEDLFYDGETPLPKKGILNVKQNDLCFVTDRKEYRFSGQDIVGVEKFASEYRLEIRNLNSPNATVIIVFYSEITYDNLIDIVKQGKGDIVSGIWMSTGIWQKIGALTIAAFIVIFGYNSALSYLYHVVPLSYDKTRATLLSPKIREFLYVCSAPEINRMVDTIGKRLKDPADPFTYDIVVVQDNITNAFALPGGNIIIFTNLLSTMESPEELAGVIAHEMAHVRRRHGTRNEIRYLGNFLFLSLAIGSGFEGVEFIENMDTFYELTSAALFSQKFSREFEMEADLEALENLKKSNITVEGLLHWFERLKITLARKEKEESSMNIPDFLSSHPPTDERIDAIRREIAKRGNSSGKLGISRSRWIRIRNQCGPRVTASIK
- a CDS encoding YjgN family protein yields the protein MENHRNIRLKFDGKGGDLLGIYLFNALATIATLGIYYFWATVRARKYLNRHLVFMDQRFDFHATGKEKFIGFLKAALLFAMAALVYYAWKTLLGFFIPAEWAFIFSIIPIYLVILLLLPFVIVGSFRFFLSRTSYNNIRFHFSGHPIELIKIFVPGVIFSVLSFGFYIPWFLIRLRTFYTDNSYYGSAGFKFNGKGSELFWIYFKGILLFIPTLGFYYSWLKANVQNYYWNHTTFNGIKIDSNLKGEDVLIYILLSYFLIIITLGIAFPWVSVIWIKLYMEAISLEVEPDLSAIRPEFDSGASPIADGMESIASIADSISSFLG
- a CDS encoding uracil-DNA glycosylase; translation: MNTIEKAEQLKLIAEEVSKCVKCKLHNTRTQTVFGEGNPSAEIMFIGEGPGKQEDLTGRPFVGKAGELLTRIIEKGIGVPRESVFIANITKCRPTVDLKFEKDRPPDEEETIACSPYLLRQITIIQPKVIITLGNPSTRFILRTQEGITKLRGKWGDFHGIPVMPTYHPSYVIRNGGENSPLKRDVWEDIKAVLEKLGWKR